One part of the Vicia villosa cultivar HV-30 ecotype Madison, WI linkage group LG6, Vvil1.0, whole genome shotgun sequence genome encodes these proteins:
- the LOC131614187 gene encoding uncharacterized protein LOC131614187, giving the protein MLIDVAMKKIKELISYFENYRETGFHKALVNAKEIAVELNITPTFPQRRIIKRKRQFDENLNAPIVELSEEESFRINYFLYLVDQAVVSLNKRFEQYQEYESIFGFLFTSHKLQSLDDATLKSCCSNFERVLKHNEQSDIDGNEFFAELKLLREMLPEEIITPINILLFSKGLDCFTNTFFKIEVVKDLLAVYHVTRKI; this is encoded by the exons ATGCTTATTGATGTTGCTATGAAAAAAATAAAGGAGTTGATTTCATATTTTGAGAATTATAGAGAAACCGGTTTTCATAAGGCATTGGTTAATGCTAAGGAAATTGCGGTTGAATTGAATATCACTCCTACATTTCCTCAAAGGcgtataattaaaagaaaaagacaaTTTGATGAGAATTTGAATGCCCCAATAGTTGAGCTATCTGAAGAGGAATCTTTCAggattaattattttctttacctTGTTGATCAAGCTGTTGTTTCTCTTAATAAGAGATTTGAGCAATACCAAGAGTATGAAAGTATTTTTGGTTTCTTGTTTACTTCTCACAAGTTACAATCATTGGATGATGCAACTTTGAAGTCTTGTTGTAGTAACTTTGAACGGGTATTGAAACACAATGAACAATCTGATATTGATGGAAATGAATTTTTTGCAGAGTTAAAGTTACTTAGAGAAATGTTGCCTGAAGAAATCATAACacctattaatatattattattttcgaaAGGCTTGGATTGTTTTACTAATACA tttttcaaaattGAAGTTGTTAAAGACTTACTTGCGGTCTACCATGTCACAAGAAAGATTTAA